One window from the genome of Pirellulales bacterium encodes:
- a CDS encoding YraN family protein produces MWGWWRYIHERLLRYWRAWAGPRTLGQRGEYAARRYLQARGYRILHVNYEILGGELDIVALDGRTIVFVEVKTRKDESAEAALSAVDVEKQRQLSRVALAYLRRYHLLTERARFDVCGVIWPEQGGQPIIQHIRHAFEASF; encoded by the coding sequence ATGTGGGGGTGGTGGCGGTACATTCACGAGCGGCTCCTTCGATACTGGCGCGCTTGGGCGGGACCGCGCACGCTAGGCCAACGGGGGGAATACGCCGCGAGACGCTACCTGCAAGCCCGGGGGTATCGCATATTACACGTCAATTATGAGATATTAGGTGGGGAGCTGGATATTGTGGCCCTGGATGGGCGGACGATAGTCTTTGTCGAGGTCAAAACCCGCAAGGACGAAAGCGCGGAAGCAGCGCTTTCCGCCGTGGACGTCGAAAAGCAGCGGCAACTCAGCCGAGTGGCGCTGGCGTATTTGCGGCGGTACCACTTGCTGACGGAACGAGCGAGATTTGACGTATGCGGCGTGATCTGGCCAGAACAAGGGGGCCAGCCCATCATTCAACACATCCGGCACGCCTTTGAGGCGAGTTTTTGA
- a CDS encoding RNase H family protein, whose amino-acid sequence MRTQRPHYLLHTQTSLAGARGNWQFTLRGTNGGGQLEVSETEEIPSRERLELLAVVRGLESVPQPARVTLVTDSQYVRQGIRHGLEEWRANQWHWEAFGELVPIKNLDLWRRVDRALQCHQVEFKYWRIDAAHESFDDASRQTAGANATISVVMGQHSPRPRHELVTQPEQEPVLPTLGRCRTAHGLPSPTEQDEFAEYEAGYQIWQPTEGVEERLTPSNQSHRVGGRQHAKNRNYDGLASLAFRTPKRPSTVHWRTLCPSVLRRRVWLIWGRTGRRIQELGDSLVWFLHHCGVKQVWADLCGFPQHHLSQHR is encoded by the coding sequence ATGCGCACGCAGCGCCCGCACTATTTATTGCACACCCAGACTTCGCTGGCGGGCGCGCGGGGCAATTGGCAATTTACCCTGCGAGGGACTAACGGGGGGGGCCAACTGGAAGTTTCAGAGACAGAGGAAATCCCTTCGCGAGAACGGCTAGAGTTGTTGGCCGTGGTGCGCGGATTAGAGTCCGTCCCCCAACCCGCCCGTGTTACCCTGGTCACGGATAGCCAATACGTGCGGCAGGGGATTCGCCACGGCCTAGAGGAATGGCGTGCCAATCAATGGCACTGGGAGGCGTTTGGCGAGTTGGTTCCTATCAAGAATCTCGATTTATGGCGGCGGGTCGACCGGGCGCTGCAGTGTCATCAAGTCGAATTCAAATATTGGCGAATTGATGCGGCCCATGAATCTTTTGATGATGCCTCTCGTCAAACAGCCGGGGCAAATGCCACCATCTCCGTCGTCATGGGGCAGCATTCCCCCAGGCCAAGGCACGAACTGGTGACCCAGCCAGAACAAGAACCAGTGCTCCCCACGCTGGGGCGATGTCGTACCGCGCATGGTCTCCCTTCTCCGACCGAGCAAGACGAATTTGCCGAATATGAAGCTGGTTATCAAATATGGCAGCCGACGGAGGGCGTGGAAGAACGCTTAACGCCATCTAACCAAAGCCACCGTGTCGGTGGACGCCAACATGCGAAAAATCGCAACTACGACGGTTTGGCCTCATTGGCGTTTAGAACGCCCAAACGACCCTCGACAGTTCATTGGCGTACATTGTGTCCGAGCGTGTTGCGCCGCCGGGTCTGGTTAATCTGGGGTCGAACAGGGCGGCGAATCCAGGAACTTGGCGATAGTCTGGTGTGGTTTTTGCATCACTGCGGAGTAAAACAGGTCTGGGCGGACCTCTGCGGCTTTCCGCAACACCACTTATCTCAACATCGGTAA
- the glgB gene encoding 1,4-alpha-glucan branching protein GlgB produces MRRIHPAGLFEALCPINEQQPLNEYLLRVTNQRGEQVTLHDPYAYKNTLSDFDLHLLSEGTHWRSYEHLGAQIRTRQGVAGVNFAVWAPNAQGVSVVGDFNEWNGRRHPMRKHANGFWELFIPGLAAGTIYKYRVKTAHDESDRCDPYGFAAEVPPLTASKVADLNTYQWNDSRWLAERERRQGLDAPMNIYEVHLGSWKRPGENPTGYLDYRELARQLVEYCNEMHYTHIELLPVSEHPFSGSWGYQTVGYYAATSRYGSPADFMYFVDLCHQHNIGVILDWVPAHFPRDGHGLRRFDGTALYEHDDPRLGEHPDWGTMIFNYGRNEVRNFLISNALFWLDKYHIDGLRVDAVASMLYLDYSRKAGEWLPNQYGGRENLEAISLLKKFNEEVHAQFPGVLTIAEESTAWPGVSRPTYLGGLGFSLKWNMGWMNDTLRYFRHEPIHRQYHHDELTFSLIYAFHENFVLPLSHDEVVHGKRSLLDQMPGDLWQKFANLRLLYSYMWTHPGKNLLFMGGDIGQWQEWNNESSLDWHLLQWESHQGLQHCVRDLNKLVCDYPALHQMDFDYHGFEWVDCHNYQDSILAYLRKGKNPDDFVLVICNFTPVPRHNYRMGVSRGGWYREIFNSDSQYYGGGNVGNFPGLMAEEQGSHGRSHSLLLTLPPLGVIVLQPEYH; encoded by the coding sequence ATGCGGCGGATTCATCCCGCGGGATTGTTCGAAGCCTTGTGCCCAATCAACGAGCAGCAGCCGCTGAATGAATATTTGTTGCGCGTCACGAATCAACGGGGCGAGCAAGTCACACTTCATGACCCTTACGCTTACAAAAATACCTTGAGCGATTTTGACTTACATTTGTTGAGCGAGGGAACGCACTGGCGTAGTTATGAGCATTTGGGAGCGCAAATCCGCACCCGCCAAGGTGTGGCGGGGGTCAATTTTGCCGTCTGGGCGCCCAATGCACAGGGCGTCAGCGTGGTGGGGGATTTTAATGAATGGAACGGCCGCCGCCATCCCATGCGCAAGCACGCGAACGGTTTTTGGGAACTATTTATACCGGGACTGGCCGCCGGGACAATTTATAAGTACCGGGTAAAAACCGCGCACGACGAAAGCGATCGCTGCGACCCCTATGGCTTTGCCGCCGAGGTGCCGCCACTCACCGCGTCCAAGGTGGCCGATCTGAACACCTACCAGTGGAACGACAGCCGTTGGCTAGCCGAACGCGAACGCCGACAGGGCCTGGACGCCCCGATGAACATTTACGAAGTCCATTTGGGAAGCTGGAAACGCCCCGGCGAAAATCCCACTGGCTACCTGGATTATCGCGAATTGGCGCGGCAATTAGTGGAGTATTGCAATGAAATGCATTACACCCATATCGAGTTGCTTCCCGTGAGCGAGCATCCGTTTAGCGGCTCGTGGGGATACCAGACGGTAGGTTATTACGCGGCGACCAGCCGATACGGCTCGCCGGCGGACTTTATGTATTTTGTGGATCTTTGCCATCAGCATAATATTGGTGTGATCCTGGATTGGGTTCCCGCGCATTTTCCGCGGGACGGGCATGGCTTGCGGCGGTTTGACGGCACCGCGCTCTACGAGCATGACGATCCCCGACTGGGGGAACACCCCGACTGGGGAACGATGATCTTTAATTATGGGCGGAACGAAGTTCGCAACTTTTTAATCAGCAACGCCCTGTTTTGGCTGGATAAATATCATATTGACGGCTTGCGGGTCGATGCCGTCGCCTCCATGCTGTACCTGGACTATAGCCGCAAAGCGGGGGAATGGCTGCCCAACCAATACGGGGGTCGGGAAAATCTGGAAGCGATTAGCTTGTTGAAGAAATTCAATGAAGAAGTCCACGCGCAATTTCCCGGCGTGCTGACCATTGCCGAGGAATCGACCGCCTGGCCGGGCGTGTCGCGGCCCACCTATCTGGGCGGCTTGGGCTTTAGCTTAAAGTGGAACATGGGTTGGATGAACGACACGCTGCGGTATTTTCGGCATGAGCCGATCCACCGCCAATATCACCATGACGAGTTGACATTCAGTTTGATTTACGCCTTTCACGAAAATTTTGTGCTTCCCTTGTCGCACGACGAGGTGGTGCACGGCAAGCGATCGCTGTTGGATCAAATGCCCGGCGACCTGTGGCAAAAATTCGCGAACTTGCGCTTATTGTATAGCTATATGTGGACGCACCCGGGCAAGAATTTGTTATTTATGGGGGGAGATATCGGCCAGTGGCAGGAATGGAACAACGAATCCAGCCTGGATTGGCATTTGCTCCAATGGGAATCCCACCAGGGACTGCAACACTGCGTGCGCGATCTCAATAAATTGGTTTGCGATTATCCCGCGCTGCACCAGATGGACTTTGATTATCACGGCTTTGAATGGGTTGACTGCCACAATTACCAGGACAGCATCCTGGCTTATCTGCGCAAAGGCAAAAACCCCGACGATTTTGTGCTGGTGATTTGCAACTTTACACCGGTGCCGCGGCATAATTATCGAATGGGCGTGTCGCGTGGCGGCTGGTACCGGGAAATCTTTAACAGCGATTCCCAATACTACGGCGGCGGCAATGTCGGCAACTTTCCGGGCCTGATGGCGGAGGAACAGGGAAGCCACGGCCGTAGCCATTCGCTGTTATTGACCTTGCCCCCGTTAGGCGTCATTGTCCTGCAACCGGAATACCATTAG
- the rsfS gene encoding ribosome silencing factor: MSLSSHPEQSVGLADHSRQLALLAAKIADDNRAREILILDLREVTSVFDFFVIASGSSIRQLHAIADDIEKGVAETLGEKKLGIEGYSTGGWCLIDFGDVVVHLFDDASREYYGLEELWGNARRLEFGSLNVVGS; the protein is encoded by the coding sequence TTGTCGTTATCTTCACACCCAGAACAGAGCGTCGGTTTGGCCGATCATAGCCGACAACTGGCGCTCCTGGCCGCTAAAATCGCCGATGATAATCGTGCCCGGGAGATCTTGATTTTGGATCTGCGCGAGGTCACCAGTGTCTTTGACTTTTTTGTCATCGCCAGCGGTTCCAGTATTCGCCAACTGCACGCCATCGCCGACGATATAGAAAAAGGGGTCGCGGAGACGCTAGGCGAAAAAAAACTGGGAATCGAAGGGTACTCCACCGGCGGCTGGTGCCTGATCGACTTTGGCGATGTGGTGGTGCATCTGTTTGATGATGCGTCCCGCGAATATTACGGCCTGGAAGAATTATGGGGCAACGCGCGGCGGTTGGAATTTGGCTCTTTAAACGTGGTTGGTTCTTGA
- the bcp gene encoding thioredoxin-dependent thiol peroxidase, which produces MSDWLEPGVKAPDFTLAADDGSKVKLSSFKGQPVVLYFYPKDDTPGCTVEACAFRDRKKELAKAGAVVLGVSPDDTASHGKFRDKYQLNFPLLADPDHKVAEKYGAWREKNMYGKKSMGIARSTYLIGPDGKIAKVWKAVKVDGHDQQVLTALAELAAET; this is translated from the coding sequence ATGTCCGATTGGTTGGAACCTGGCGTCAAAGCCCCCGATTTTACCCTGGCCGCGGATGACGGCTCCAAAGTCAAACTTAGCAGTTTCAAGGGACAGCCCGTGGTCCTTTATTTTTACCCCAAAGACGACACCCCCGGCTGTACCGTCGAAGCCTGCGCTTTTCGTGATCGCAAAAAAGAACTGGCCAAGGCCGGCGCCGTGGTGCTGGGGGTTAGCCCCGACGATACGGCCTCTCACGGCAAATTTCGCGATAAGTATCAGCTCAATTTTCCCCTCTTGGCTGATCCTGACCACAAAGTGGCTGAAAAATACGGCGCCTGGCGGGAAAAAAACATGTACGGCAAAAAAAGCATGGGTATTGCCCGATCGACGTATTTGATCGGTCCGGATGGCAAAATTGCCAAAGTCTGGAAAGCGGTCAAGGTGGACGGCCATGATCAACAAGTTTTGACGGCCCTGGCGGAGTTAGCAGCCGAAACTTAG